A stretch of the Vibrio aquimaris genome encodes the following:
- the gcvP gene encoding aminomethyl-transferring glycine dehydrogenase, whose translation MTELLQSLSTQNEFVARHNGPNKQDQQKMLDVIKAASLDALIDETVPAQIRVEKPMALAEAMSEADMLGAMREFANKNQVKRTFIGQGYYNTFTPNVILRNVLENPGWYTAYTPYQPEISQGRLEALLNFQQMVMDLTGMDIANASLLDEATAAAEAMTLCKRAGKSKSNVFFVADDVHPQTLEVIKTRAKYIGFDVLVGSLDLLAEQDVFGALVQYPNTTGEVRDITDIIAKAQANKILVAVATDLLASALLKPAGEMGADVVIGSTQRFGVPMGYGGPHAAFMATREKHKRTIPGRVIGVSIDSTGKQALRMAMQTREQHIRREKATSNICTAQALLANMASFYAVYHGAEGLRTIARRTHHMTAILAAGLTKSGFELAHNSFFDTITINTATNTDEVYAKAQAADINLRLLKGQLGVSLDETTTTEDIQALFDVFGVKEDVNALSTEIASNEFAAIPEALRRTSKYLTHPVFNTHHSETQMMRYLKQLENKDFSLTHGMIPLGSCTMKLNAAAEMIPVTWPEFGAIHPYAPLEQAAGYTALAEDLKQKLCEITGYDAFSLQPNSGASGEYAGLIAIQRYHESRGEGHRNVCLIPSSAHGTNPATASMVSMKVVVVKCDEDGNIDVSDLAAKIEKHKDNLSSIMITYPSTHGVYEEQVKEVCEMVHAAGGQVYLDGANMNAQVGLTSPGFIGSDVSHLNLHKTFCIPHGGGGPGMGPIGVKSHLAPFLPGHIENGVEGDELAVAAADLGSASILPISWAYIAMMGEAGLTEATKVAILNANYMMERLRPHYPVLYRGTNGRVAHECIIDIRPLKEETGISEEDIAKRLMDYGFHAPTMSFPVAGTLMVEPTESEDLEEIDRFCEAMIAIREEMTKVKKGEWPLENNPLVNAPHTQADLAATEWDRPYSRELGCFPSQATKQWKYWPTVNRVDNVYGDRNLICSCPSIDSYEE comes from the coding sequence ATGACTGAATTACTTCAAAGCCTTAGCACCCAAAATGAGTTCGTTGCTCGCCACAACGGCCCTAACAAACAAGACCAACAAAAAATGTTGGATGTCATCAAAGCAGCTAGCCTTGATGCCTTAATCGACGAAACTGTGCCTGCGCAAATCCGCGTTGAGAAGCCAATGGCTCTAGCAGAAGCGATGAGCGAAGCAGACATGCTTGGTGCCATGCGTGAATTCGCTAACAAAAACCAAGTTAAGCGTACCTTTATTGGCCAAGGTTACTACAACACGTTCACGCCTAATGTCATCTTGCGTAACGTACTGGAAAACCCAGGCTGGTACACGGCATACACGCCATACCAACCAGAGATCTCTCAAGGCCGTCTAGAAGCACTGCTGAACTTCCAGCAAATGGTCATGGATCTAACAGGCATGGACATTGCCAATGCATCGCTGCTTGATGAAGCAACCGCAGCAGCCGAGGCCATGACACTGTGTAAGCGAGCAGGTAAGAGCAAAAGCAACGTCTTCTTTGTTGCAGACGATGTTCACCCACAAACGCTGGAAGTGATCAAAACCCGTGCAAAATACATTGGTTTTGACGTGTTGGTCGGTTCACTAGACTTACTGGCAGAACAAGACGTCTTCGGCGCGCTGGTCCAGTACCCGAATACGACAGGTGAAGTTCGTGACATCACAGACATCATCGCCAAAGCTCAAGCTAACAAAATTTTGGTTGCCGTGGCAACTGACCTTCTTGCTTCTGCGCTTTTAAAACCAGCAGGTGAAATGGGCGCTGACGTGGTAATTGGTTCAACTCAACGTTTCGGCGTACCTATGGGTTACGGCGGTCCACACGCTGCCTTTATGGCCACACGTGAGAAGCACAAGCGTACCATTCCTGGCCGTGTTATTGGTGTGTCTATCGACAGCACTGGTAAACAAGCACTGCGCATGGCGATGCAAACTCGTGAGCAGCACATTCGCCGCGAAAAAGCGACATCTAACATCTGTACTGCACAAGCACTGCTGGCTAACATGGCGTCTTTCTACGCAGTTTATCATGGTGCAGAAGGTCTACGCACTATCGCCCGTCGCACGCATCACATGACGGCTATCTTAGCCGCGGGGCTGACTAAATCTGGCTTCGAGCTAGCTCATAATAGCTTCTTCGATACCATCACCATCAATACCGCCACGAATACAGATGAAGTGTATGCTAAAGCGCAAGCCGCAGACATCAACCTTCGCCTGCTAAAAGGCCAGTTGGGGGTAAGCTTGGATGAAACCACTACAACGGAAGATATCCAAGCTCTATTTGATGTATTTGGCGTTAAAGAAGATGTCAATGCGCTATCCACTGAGATTGCATCAAACGAGTTTGCTGCTATTCCTGAAGCGCTGCGCCGCACATCTAAATACCTTACTCACCCTGTGTTCAATACGCATCACAGCGAAACGCAAATGATGCGCTACCTTAAGCAGCTTGAGAACAAAGATTTTTCTTTGACTCACGGCATGATCCCGCTTGGTAGCTGTACCATGAAGCTCAACGCAGCAGCAGAAATGATCCCTGTGACTTGGCCTGAATTTGGTGCGATTCACCCCTATGCACCACTAGAGCAAGCAGCAGGTTACACAGCGCTTGCCGAAGATCTTAAGCAGAAATTGTGCGAAATCACAGGTTATGATGCCTTCTCTTTGCAGCCAAACTCAGGTGCTTCGGGCGAATACGCTGGCCTAATCGCTATTCAGCGCTACCACGAAAGTCGCGGTGAAGGACACCGTAACGTTTGTTTGATCCCAAGCTCAGCACACGGTACAAACCCAGCGACCGCTTCTATGGTGTCGATGAAGGTTGTGGTCGTAAAATGTGATGAAGACGGTAACATCGATGTGAGCGATCTTGCGGCTAAGATCGAAAAGCACAAAGATAACCTGTCTAGCATTATGATCACCTACCCTTCAACACACGGTGTGTACGAAGAGCAAGTGAAAGAAGTGTGTGAGATGGTTCATGCGGCCGGTGGTCAAGTTTACCTTGATGGTGCAAACATGAATGCTCAGGTTGGTTTGACGTCCCCAGGCTTTATCGGCTCTGACGTTTCTCACTTGAACCTGCACAAAACTTTCTGTATTCCGCACGGTGGTGGTGGTCCAGGTATGGGTCCAATTGGTGTTAAATCGCACCTAGCGCCTTTCCTACCGGGCCATATTGAAAACGGTGTTGAAGGCGACGAACTAGCGGTTGCCGCAGCCGATCTTGGCAGCGCTTCTATCTTGCCTATTTCTTGGGCTTACATCGCTATGATGGGCGAAGCTGGCTTAACAGAAGCTACCAAAGTCGCTATCTTAAATGCTAACTATATGATGGAGCGCCTACGTCCTCATTATCCGGTACTTTACCGTGGTACTAATGGTCGTGTGGCTCACGAATGTATTATCGACATTCGTCCATTAAAAGAAGAGACAGGTATCAGCGAGGAAGACATCGCCAAACGTCTAATGGATTACGGTTTCCATGCACCAACCATGTCGTTTCCTGTGGCTGGCACACTCATGGTTGAGCCAACTGAGTCAGAAGACTTAGAAGAGATCGATCGCTTCTGCGAGGCAATGATCGCCATCCGTGAAGAAATGACCAAGGTGAAAAAGGGTGAGTGGCCACTAGAGAACAACCCGCTAGTCAACGCACCTCACACACAAGCAGACTTGGCTGCTACTGAGTGGGATCGTCCATACTCGCGTGAACTCGGCTGTTTCCCATCACAGGCAACTAAGCAGTGGAAATACTGGCCAACGGTTAACCGAGTTGACAACGTCTACGGCGACCGTAACCTAATCTGCTCTTGCCCTAGTATCGATAGCTACGAAGAGTAG
- a CDS encoding sensor histidine kinase: MSRSKKVDESINNPFQSRIGRRIILLMVTLSSFVTLFTTILQLSWDYKKEFNDVEQRHIEIRDVHAGLLASSLWSFDLAVLQERLDGLVNLPKIDYLEVNSGNYTFDSGKQATDNVVHETFSLTYQDPEDGHSEEIGTIYVESNAQEIYDYLLHQFISTLVLNALKTTLVCSIMLLIFHASVNRRIFQIAQYLRAFNPRHPSKPLVLTKKRWISEKDDELDWLGEGANKISSNITLLYNNIKAEQDRLADFTNVSSDWLWETNELGQLTYCSDAMKEALSLVAVHGVCLADVEALKGADQLHQAIARRNDFNQIEESITLNSITLHLLFQATARYEKSKFLGFRGTAINITELKLTQIELEELNQNLERMVASRTLDLKQSMEQLQDAQDKLVESEKLAALGGLVAGVAHEVNTPLGIAVTATSVIRDVTSELNAAFASQTLTSTQFESLMKRMSDSSQMLEHNLNRAAQLVRDFKQTAVDQVSEARSQFNVSQVIEALLASLHPETRKVPVSPTLEGDKAIVMNSLPGVLTQIISNLVMNSINHAFESQPKAEISIRFYQEEDMIIFEYRDNGGGVEEALHQKIFEPFYTSKRGLGGSGLGLNLVFNLVHQKLKGELEFSSEVGNGVFFKLRIPLNLPLEVTS; this comes from the coding sequence ATGAGCCGAAGCAAAAAAGTTGATGAGAGTATTAACAACCCCTTTCAAAGCCGCATAGGACGGCGCATCATCTTGTTGATGGTGACGCTTAGTAGTTTTGTCACTTTATTCACCACAATATTGCAGCTTTCTTGGGACTACAAAAAAGAATTTAATGATGTCGAGCAACGACACATAGAGATACGTGATGTCCATGCTGGGCTGCTAGCATCGTCATTATGGTCATTCGACTTAGCTGTATTGCAGGAAAGGCTAGATGGTCTTGTTAATTTGCCCAAAATTGATTATTTGGAAGTTAATTCGGGAAACTACACCTTCGATTCAGGAAAACAAGCAACAGATAATGTTGTACATGAGACATTTTCCTTGACCTATCAAGACCCAGAAGACGGGCATTCTGAAGAAATCGGTACTATCTATGTCGAGTCAAATGCACAAGAAATATACGACTACCTTCTTCACCAATTTATATCAACCCTAGTACTTAATGCCCTTAAAACCACTCTCGTCTGTTCAATTATGCTGTTAATCTTTCACGCAAGTGTGAACAGACGAATATTTCAAATCGCGCAGTATCTTCGCGCTTTCAATCCTAGGCACCCAAGCAAGCCGCTTGTTTTAACCAAAAAGCGTTGGATATCAGAAAAAGATGATGAGTTAGACTGGCTGGGAGAAGGGGCAAACAAGATCAGCAGTAACATTACACTGCTTTATAACAATATTAAGGCAGAGCAGGATAGGCTCGCCGACTTTACCAATGTATCTTCGGACTGGCTATGGGAAACAAACGAGCTTGGACAGCTCACCTACTGCTCAGATGCAATGAAAGAAGCTTTGTCCCTTGTTGCCGTGCATGGAGTCTGCTTAGCTGACGTAGAAGCCCTAAAAGGGGCTGACCAACTACATCAAGCAATAGCGCGACGCAACGACTTTAACCAAATCGAAGAAAGTATTACCTTAAATAGTATTACTCTTCACCTACTCTTCCAAGCAACTGCTCGATATGAAAAGAGTAAGTTTCTGGGCTTTCGAGGCACTGCTATAAATATAACAGAGCTAAAGCTTACTCAAATTGAACTAGAAGAGCTCAATCAAAACTTGGAGCGCATGGTTGCTTCAAGGACACTCGATCTCAAACAAAGTATGGAGCAATTGCAGGATGCTCAGGATAAACTCGTAGAGTCAGAAAAGCTCGCGGCTTTAGGTGGGTTGGTGGCAGGAGTCGCACATGAGGTCAATACCCCATTGGGTATTGCGGTAACTGCCACTTCTGTTATTCGAGATGTGACTAGTGAGCTGAATGCCGCATTTGCGTCACAAACCTTAACAAGTACCCAATTTGAATCTTTAATGAAACGTATGTCAGACAGTAGCCAGATGCTTGAACACAACTTAAACCGAGCAGCCCAATTGGTCAGAGATTTCAAACAAACAGCTGTCGATCAGGTTTCTGAAGCTCGTTCTCAATTTAATGTCTCACAAGTTATTGAAGCTCTGCTAGCAAGCCTTCATCCAGAGACTCGGAAAGTACCTGTAAGCCCAACCCTAGAGGGAGACAAGGCTATCGTAATGAATAGCCTGCCCGGCGTATTAACACAAATCATTTCAAACCTAGTAATGAACAGCATTAATCATGCTTTCGAAAGCCAGCCTAAAGCAGAAATTTCTATCAGATTTTACCAAGAAGAAGATATGATTATCTTCGAATATCGCGATAATGGTGGCGGTGTAGAAGAAGCACTACACCAGAAAATATTTGAACCTTTCTATACCAGTAAAAGAGGGTTGGGCGGCTCTGGGCTTGGGTTGAACCTAGTGTTTAACCTAGTTCACCAAAAACTCAAAGGAGAGCTGGAGTTCAGCTCTGAAGTGGGAAATGGAGTGTTTTTTAAACTAAGAATACCCCTAAATTTGCCCCTAGAGGTAACGAGCTGA
- a CDS encoding DUF3369 domain-containing protein → MELFADQRQSEQPEADDANKRAEQAVLPWKVLLIDDDEQMHQVTILALSDFEFEGRKLEVISAYSGEEAKKLFTQHDNIALALVDVVMETEHAGLDLVKYVRESLENSLVRLVLRTGQAGQAPEDRVIREYDIDDYKEKTELTTQKLKTLLYSMLRSYRDLCLIEQQKKGLSKVIEASACVQNTTTLQTYATSVLEQLTSLLKLDNSALYCIVQPRPDGEESRAMTLAATGSFVDTYSECTFEKLPTEVAMRCKQVFESRKSENFGDAYVLFSHDEQGVDCILYVNVNRELTELDMQLLEIYMQNIGLTFENLSLMLDIRETSKELVYNLANAVEARSKETGAHVQRVSLFSEKLALLYGLSEYDASMIKHASPLHDVGKVAVPDSILHKPSKLDAEEWEVMKKHVDHGVEILSKSKRRLMTVAKEIAGYHHEKWDGTGYPNGLSGLDIPVAGRITALADVFDALGSKRSYKEPWTDEQIMLELVAQKGKQFEPKLVELLIKHWDEFLEIRKSLPD, encoded by the coding sequence ATGGAATTGTTTGCGGACCAACGACAGTCAGAGCAGCCAGAAGCGGATGATGCTAATAAACGAGCAGAACAAGCCGTGCTTCCTTGGAAGGTTCTTCTTATTGATGATGATGAACAAATGCATCAAGTAACGATACTTGCCTTGTCTGATTTTGAATTTGAGGGGCGCAAGCTTGAGGTGATTTCTGCCTATTCTGGTGAAGAGGCGAAAAAGTTGTTTACTCAGCACGACAATATTGCATTGGCTTTAGTCGATGTAGTGATGGAAACAGAACATGCTGGGCTAGATTTGGTTAAGTATGTTCGTGAATCCTTGGAAAATAGTTTAGTGAGGCTTGTGTTAAGAACAGGCCAGGCAGGGCAAGCTCCAGAAGACAGAGTCATCCGAGAATACGACATCGACGACTACAAAGAAAAGACAGAACTTACAACTCAAAAGCTCAAGACCTTGCTCTACTCAATGTTACGCTCTTATCGGGATTTATGTTTAATTGAGCAGCAAAAGAAAGGTCTGAGTAAAGTCATCGAAGCGTCAGCATGTGTTCAAAATACCACGACCCTACAAACCTATGCCACCTCAGTTCTGGAACAATTGACTTCACTACTAAAGCTGGATAACTCTGCGCTTTACTGTATTGTCCAGCCAAGGCCGGATGGAGAAGAGTCCCGTGCCATGACTCTGGCTGCGACAGGTTCTTTTGTCGACACGTACAGTGAGTGCACCTTTGAGAAGCTCCCCACCGAAGTGGCAATGCGATGTAAGCAAGTGTTTGAGTCACGAAAATCGGAGAACTTTGGTGATGCTTATGTTTTGTTTTCACATGATGAGCAAGGGGTCGACTGTATACTCTATGTAAATGTCAATCGCGAGCTGACAGAACTTGATATGCAGCTTCTTGAAATCTATATGCAGAATATAGGTTTAACATTCGAAAACTTGAGCCTGATGTTGGATATACGCGAGACCTCTAAGGAGCTTGTTTACAACCTTGCTAACGCGGTAGAAGCAAGAAGTAAAGAGACTGGTGCTCACGTCCAAAGAGTGTCTTTATTTAGCGAAAAACTTGCCTTGTTATATGGTCTTAGTGAATATGACGCCTCTATGATCAAACATGCCTCTCCCCTTCATGACGTTGGTAAGGTCGCTGTACCTGATTCCATCCTCCACAAACCCAGCAAGCTAGATGCAGAGGAGTGGGAGGTTATGAAAAAACATGTCGATCATGGTGTAGAGATTTTGAGTAAATCAAAACGCAGATTGATGACTGTTGCAAAAGAGATAGCTGGCTACCACCATGAAAAATGGGATGGAACTGGTTATCCCAATGGCCTATCTGGGCTAGACATTCCCGTTGCCGGACGCATTACGGCATTAGCCGATGTGTTTGACGCCCTAGGGTCTAAACGCAGTTACAAAGAACCATGGACAGATGAACAGATCATGCTGGAGCTCGTAGCCCAGAAGGGTAAACAGTTTGAACCTAAGTTGGTAGAACTCCTTATTAAGCATTGGGATGAGTTCTTAGAGATCAGGAAGTCTCTTCCTGATTAA
- a CDS encoding substrate-binding periplasmic protein gives MKRIKCILSLVILLTAHHSLANSAQGTGDLRELSYFTESYPPGNYLKDGKISGYAVDILKAASKLVGEEVSLSQVTLQPWARSYRTVLTEDNAVLFSTTRSEHREKLFTWVGPITDIKIVVMARKDTNIKINKAMDMAKYRIGVIRDDIGEQTLLDMGIPRNAMQESNYVTTLAEQLMKRRIDLLVYAHRAAIWWSKEAQVDPGLFESVYTVKEGYVYYAFNNQVNPEATTKLQKGIDMLKSTKGESGDSLYQEIMSKYE, from the coding sequence ATGAAGCGAATCAAATGCATTTTATCCTTAGTGATTTTATTAACCGCCCATCATAGCTTGGCAAATAGCGCGCAAGGTACGGGTGATTTACGAGAACTATCTTATTTTACAGAATCATACCCTCCTGGGAATTATCTAAAAGATGGCAAGATATCTGGTTATGCGGTCGATATTCTAAAAGCGGCCAGCAAATTGGTAGGTGAAGAGGTTTCTCTATCGCAAGTTACCTTGCAGCCATGGGCGCGGTCATATCGTACTGTTCTAACAGAAGACAATGCTGTTCTGTTTTCGACTACTCGGTCTGAACATCGTGAGAAATTGTTTACTTGGGTTGGACCTATTACAGACATAAAAATTGTTGTTATGGCGCGTAAAGACACCAACATAAAGATCAATAAAGCGATGGACATGGCAAAGTATCGTATCGGTGTGATTAGAGACGATATCGGTGAGCAAACTCTATTGGATATGGGGATTCCGAGAAATGCAATGCAGGAATCTAACTATGTTACCACACTAGCTGAACAACTCATGAAACGGCGCATCGATTTGTTAGTTTATGCTCACCGAGCAGCGATATGGTGGTCCAAAGAAGCTCAAGTTGACCCAGGCCTGTTTGAGTCCGTGTACACGGTTAAAGAAGGCTATGTCTACTATGCCTTTAATAATCAGGTTAATCCAGAAGCAACGACCAAGCTACAAAAGGGGATTGATATGTTAAAAAGTACGAAAGGGGAGTCGGGTGATTCGCTTTATCAAGAAATAATGTCGAAATACGAGTAG
- a CDS encoding ABC transporter substrate-binding protein, producing the protein MRAFILCLLLLTGGAQAEKVLVIESYHAEYPWDVSYIKGIKDTISSSAQLHRFQMDTKRIPVEQFEAKANEAFEYYKELKPNVVILGDDNALKYMLPKLYQEPISIVFLGINSNPRELLRKYKGQAQVTGVLETPLFVKSIRDISQMLPKKNHKFRVMFDSGATSQEATKNIKKQYELIKRNLKVEAELLLIGTKEEWQKMVSSAKDDGVSVIIVGLYHTLVDKGGNSVHAPEILAWTNKNSKIPLFAFWDFAVGEGKASGGVVLFGESQGKQASGLVNEILAGKDANSLPIAIGEKGRAIYSEKEMQRWGLTPPSHWSVMN; encoded by the coding sequence ATGAGAGCATTTATACTTTGCTTGCTCTTGTTAACAGGTGGTGCACAAGCAGAAAAAGTTTTAGTAATAGAAAGCTATCATGCTGAATATCCATGGGATGTCAGTTACATAAAAGGCATCAAGGACACTATATCATCTTCTGCGCAGTTGCATAGGTTTCAGATGGATACAAAACGAATTCCTGTTGAGCAATTTGAGGCGAAAGCCAATGAAGCGTTCGAATATTATAAAGAACTAAAGCCAAATGTTGTCATTCTAGGTGATGATAATGCGCTGAAATACATGCTGCCGAAACTTTATCAAGAGCCGATTTCGATAGTATTCTTAGGCATCAACTCCAACCCTCGCGAACTGTTGAGAAAATATAAAGGCCAAGCCCAAGTGACAGGGGTACTGGAGACTCCGTTATTTGTAAAGAGTATTCGTGATATTAGTCAAATGCTGCCGAAGAAAAATCATAAGTTTAGAGTTATGTTTGACTCAGGAGCCACCTCTCAGGAAGCGACTAAGAATATTAAAAAGCAATATGAGCTAATAAAGAGAAACCTAAAAGTTGAGGCAGAACTACTTCTGATAGGAACCAAAGAAGAGTGGCAGAAGATGGTAAGCAGTGCAAAAGACGATGGCGTTTCGGTGATTATTGTCGGCCTGTACCACACTCTAGTTGATAAGGGTGGTAATAGTGTTCACGCTCCTGAAATATTAGCTTGGACGAATAAGAACTCCAAAATTCCACTGTTCGCATTCTGGGACTTTGCGGTTGGTGAGGGTAAAGCTAGTGGAGGCGTGGTTTTGTTCGGAGAAAGCCAAGGCAAGCAAGCTTCGGGTCTTGTGAATGAAATCTTAGCAGGGAAAGATGCCAATAGTCTTCCTATTGCAATAGGTGAAAAAGGTCGGGCGATTTACTCTGAGAAAGAGATGCAGCGCTGGGGCCTAACGCCACCATCACATTGGAGTGTAATGAACTAA
- a CDS encoding GGDEF domain-containing protein, translated as MTNFVGQHLEEMADMRSARKCKIVLLCSVIALIIMAYYGLLHLSNQSYLFGITNGLCVIILAGNLFYQRLNPSVNVSDIVLSGVLLFQAAMLLFYGEHITDRLLWLFPILAAVILACEFKTGLMISVSSYLLIFVVCVFTDLVVVSGQFAVDRFLISLLALSVLCNTSAYFYAKVASYIQSLYKEGIEDLAYRDQLTGLANRWSFESWALGKLEQVRDNETLTAMVFLDIDNFKMINDTYGHEIGDRVLQHFANRLKNNIRTKDRKTQRNDYSIARFAGDEFVLLLYGVNSVEDLNRILERICHLFEDSYQSTERINKLTVSAGVALFPDDADSMLELTRCADKAMYSAKHSGKNQYRYYNPHQCDSLDSEEELGLGKVTPLKTARPNDS; from the coding sequence ATGACAAACTTTGTGGGACAACATCTCGAAGAAATGGCAGATATGCGCTCTGCTAGAAAATGTAAAATAGTACTCCTGTGCTCTGTTATAGCCTTAATAATCATGGCCTATTACGGGCTCCTACATCTTTCAAATCAAAGCTATTTATTCGGCATCACTAACGGTCTTTGCGTCATAATTTTAGCTGGTAACCTTTTTTACCAGAGGCTAAACCCCTCCGTTAACGTTTCGGACATCGTATTGTCCGGTGTCTTGCTTTTTCAAGCCGCAATGCTCCTTTTTTACGGCGAACATATCACCGACAGATTACTCTGGCTTTTTCCGATCTTGGCTGCTGTCATATTAGCGTGCGAATTTAAGACAGGCCTGATGATCAGTGTATCGTCCTACCTGTTGATCTTTGTCGTCTGTGTGTTTACAGATTTGGTCGTAGTATCCGGCCAGTTTGCAGTAGATCGATTCTTGATTAGCTTACTGGCGCTTAGTGTTCTGTGTAATACCTCTGCTTATTTCTATGCAAAAGTGGCGAGCTACATACAGTCCCTTTACAAAGAAGGCATTGAAGATCTTGCGTACCGTGATCAACTCACAGGGCTAGCCAATCGATGGAGCTTTGAAAGCTGGGCATTGGGCAAACTTGAGCAAGTAAGGGACAATGAAACTTTAACTGCAATGGTCTTTTTAGACATAGACAACTTCAAAATGATCAATGATACCTATGGTCATGAAATAGGCGATCGTGTTCTCCAGCACTTTGCAAATCGTCTAAAAAACAATATCCGCACCAAGGACAGAAAAACCCAAAGAAATGATTACTCCATTGCTCGATTTGCCGGTGATGAGTTCGTACTCCTTCTTTATGGTGTAAACAGCGTTGAGGACCTTAACCGAATTTTGGAACGTATATGTCACCTGTTTGAAGATAGTTATCAAAGTACGGAAAGGATTAATAAACTCACTGTAAGCGCTGGTGTGGCTTTGTTTCCTGACGACGCAGATTCAATGTTAGAGCTGACACGTTGTGCAGATAAAGCTATGTATTCAGCTAAACACAGTGGTAAGAATCAATACAGGTACTACAATCCACATCAATGTGATTCTCTAGATAGTGAAGAAGAACTGGGGTTGGGTAAGGTAACACCCCTGAAGACAGCAAGACCTAACGACTCATAA
- a CDS encoding DUF2850 domain-containing protein, translated as MTLLIALGVAFSAILYFSYQDYIHPKHVYGRWIEIGTPEYDTEIMTLSERGVFRNERLITTDFGYDGTLITVTTGSGQTVYQVAGTPKSPQLKRVTPSSPAQRFIKSGYEDTVKSGGGAAKRRRTALSEHFNSKK; from the coding sequence ATAACCTTACTTATCGCTCTCGGTGTTGCCTTTTCAGCTATTTTATACTTTAGCTACCAAGACTATATTCATCCTAAACACGTCTATGGAAGATGGATTGAAATTGGTACCCCAGAATATGACACTGAGATAATGACATTAAGTGAACGTGGTGTCTTTCGTAACGAGAGGCTTATCACTACAGACTTTGGTTATGATGGGACATTAATTACGGTAACAACAGGAAGTGGTCAGACTGTTTATCAAGTTGCAGGAACGCCAAAATCACCACAGCTTAAGCGTGTAACTCCAAGCAGCCCGGCTCAACGCTTTATAAAATCTGGCTATGAAGACACAGTGAAAAGCGGTGGGGGAGCCGCCAAAAGACGTCGCACCGCCTTATCAGAACACTTCAACAGTAAAAAGTAG
- a CDS encoding RDD family protein, which produces MNDKLFEYAGFWPRLAATLIDTVILFLFTMPVMFLVYGELYWDSDDFILGGWDVILNWICPLIATVTFWIYRSATPGKIVFGLEVLDAKTGSKLTVSTSIIRYFSYYLSAIPLCLGFIWICLNSKRQGWHDLIAGTIVVRKTQIKEAYKTIPQE; this is translated from the coding sequence GTGAATGATAAACTATTTGAATATGCTGGATTCTGGCCACGGCTAGCGGCAACACTAATCGATACTGTTATACTCTTTCTTTTCACTATGCCCGTAATGTTCTTGGTATATGGTGAGCTATACTGGGACTCCGATGATTTCATATTGGGCGGTTGGGATGTCATTCTCAACTGGATATGTCCATTGATCGCCACGGTTACATTTTGGATATACCGCTCAGCCACACCAGGGAAAATAGTTTTCGGTCTAGAGGTGCTAGATGCAAAGACCGGCAGTAAGCTAACAGTTTCAACATCTATAATTCGATATTTTTCATACTATTTAAGTGCTATTCCACTGTGTTTGGGCTTTATTTGGATATGCTTAAATAGTAAGAGGCAGGGATGGCATGATTTAATTGCAGGTACAATCGTCGTAAGAAAAACGCAGATAAAAGAGGCTTATAAAACTATTCCACAAGAGTAA